Proteins from a single region of Diaphorobacter limosus:
- a CDS encoding STAS domain-containing protein, whose amino-acid sequence MSKDDTPAPGGLLSKMVKFVRNPTVNWSDLDSLETDRDSQYSKQMLKEMIERKRRNDFVRKREFDQLRKLRQREAQGGRRLDDALARASFFSTSMTSPDERAGTLKKIDEIEAQMSQQWWKGKEQGAPAPQTASQQGAAPESQRMVVAPPIVPPRPAVVLAAQAALGDQVHAFAPTAPMSMPASLGQGALQVPPAADAAMAAAVPSLVADAEPFEHDLDLEEAAIRFASGDFEGAEAGLREILTQPPQDGARPDEVWLALFDLYRATGQQDPFDMLAIEFAARFGRSAPLWFSLPEQLGMQAAVDPATPAAAQFEHGWSAPTLLTQQSVAALQASLARAAPPWTLSWTRLTEIEPPAIAALAQQFEDWAGRAVQIRFAGVQALQGLLQANTPSGDRSREPAWWRLRMAALRLMGQHDEFELVALDYCVTYEVSPPSWLSPHCAFSGDDGAAPAALEGAPDSDLFMSGFALSQPARTDDGPVAALQGQIDGDATPLLQPLEAMAPAGAPLVVSCERLIRIDFAAVGSVLNWAAEQQAQGRAVHFTQLHRLVAVLFNVIGINEHARVVLRKN is encoded by the coding sequence ATGAGCAAGGACGACACCCCGGCACCTGGTGGACTGCTGTCCAAGATGGTGAAGTTCGTGCGCAACCCCACGGTCAACTGGTCTGACCTGGACTCGCTCGAAACCGACCGCGACAGCCAGTACAGCAAGCAGATGCTCAAGGAGATGATCGAGCGCAAGCGGCGCAACGACTTCGTGCGCAAGCGCGAGTTCGATCAGCTGCGCAAGCTGCGCCAGCGCGAGGCCCAGGGCGGCCGGCGCCTGGACGATGCCTTGGCGCGCGCCTCGTTCTTCTCGACCAGCATGACCTCGCCCGACGAGCGTGCCGGCACGCTCAAGAAGATCGATGAGATCGAAGCCCAGATGTCGCAGCAATGGTGGAAGGGCAAGGAGCAGGGCGCTCCCGCCCCCCAGACGGCCAGCCAGCAGGGCGCGGCACCCGAGTCGCAGCGCATGGTCGTCGCGCCGCCCATCGTGCCGCCAAGGCCAGCCGTGGTGTTGGCAGCGCAAGCGGCGCTTGGAGACCAGGTGCACGCCTTTGCGCCCACCGCCCCGATGAGCATGCCCGCATCCCTGGGGCAGGGGGCTTTGCAGGTTCCGCCAGCGGCCGACGCCGCGATGGCAGCCGCGGTGCCCTCGCTCGTGGCCGATGCCGAGCCGTTCGAGCATGACCTCGACCTCGAAGAGGCCGCCATCCGTTTCGCCAGCGGCGACTTCGAGGGTGCCGAGGCCGGGCTCAGGGAGATCCTGACGCAGCCCCCGCAGGACGGAGCGCGGCCGGACGAGGTCTGGCTGGCGCTGTTCGACCTGTACCGCGCCACCGGTCAGCAGGATCCGTTCGACATGCTGGCCATTGAGTTTGCCGCGCGCTTTGGGCGCTCGGCGCCGCTGTGGTTCTCGCTGCCCGAGCAGCTGGGCATGCAGGCAGCCGTGGATCCGGCAACGCCCGCCGCGGCACAGTTCGAGCATGGCTGGAGCGCGCCGACCCTGCTGACGCAGCAGTCGGTGGCCGCGCTGCAGGCCTCGCTGGCGCGCGCCGCGCCACCCTGGACGCTGAGCTGGACGCGCCTGACCGAGATCGAGCCGCCGGCCATCGCCGCGCTGGCCCAGCAGTTCGAGGACTGGGCCGGGCGCGCGGTGCAGATCCGGTTTGCCGGCGTGCAGGCGCTGCAGGGCCTGCTGCAGGCAAATACCCCATCGGGCGACCGCAGCCGCGAGCCTGCCTGGTGGCGCCTGCGCATGGCGGCGCTGCGCCTGATGGGCCAGCATGACGAGTTCGAGCTGGTGGCCCTGGACTATTGCGTGACCTATGAGGTCTCGCCACCGTCCTGGCTGTCGCCGCATTGCGCCTTTAGCGGCGACGATGGCGCCGCGCCTGCGGCGCTGGAGGGCGCGCCGGACAGCGATCTGTTCATGTCGGGTTTTGCCCTGTCCCAGCCGGCGCGCACGGACGATGGCCCGGTGGCGGCATTGCAGGGCCAGATCGATGGCGATGCCACGCCGCTGCTGCAGCCGCTGGAGGCCATGGCGCCTGCGGGTGCGCCGCTGGTCGTGTCCTGCGAGCGGCTGATCCGCATCGACTTTGCCGCCGTGGGCTCGGTGCTCAACTGGGCGGCCGAGCAACAGGCCCAGGGCCGGGCGGTGCATTTCACGCAGCTGCACCGGCTGGTGGCCGTGCTGTTCAACGTGATCGGCATCAACGAGCACGCGCGCGTCGTGCTGCGCAAAAACTGA